A genomic region of Nostoc sp. UHCC 0702 contains the following coding sequences:
- a CDS encoding DUF3598 family protein: MMNLQEQNWTNLFGNHTLENIAWHGTWTQYSPTQEVINTFQCVRKFRTNEEKTLIYHTNNYTYSDGSTEEKSWQLEKQTCNQPDGLVHIAIPSMRALSFGQGATVWLSKTLEPEKKFALELFFLHNDWRTSIGIIYAENHDIERMTQIREHLGSFTIEPPGSEVKEIAGQWIGKKQYMTPDLTVSDAEPIPELILDPTKGINKTVFLPDGVVVNTPETVEIGKEFQIVAGRFVTHNIFKRLTAKYNILGNLELLISEVFERQFENK, from the coding sequence ATTATGAACCTACAAGAGCAAAACTGGACAAATTTATTTGGTAATCACACTCTTGAAAATATTGCTTGGCATGGAACCTGGACTCAATATTCCCCAACCCAAGAAGTTATCAATACCTTTCAATGTGTGAGAAAGTTTCGCACCAATGAAGAGAAAACATTGATTTATCACACAAATAATTATACTTATTCTGATGGAAGTACAGAAGAAAAAAGCTGGCAACTTGAAAAGCAGACTTGTAACCAGCCTGATGGCTTAGTTCATATAGCTATTCCTTCGATGAGGGCGCTATCTTTTGGTCAAGGTGCAACTGTTTGGTTAAGTAAAACACTGGAACCAGAAAAAAAATTCGCACTTGAGTTATTTTTCCTACACAATGATTGGCGAACTAGTATCGGCATTATTTATGCAGAAAATCACGATATAGAAAGGATGACTCAGATTCGTGAACATTTAGGTAGCTTTACTATAGAACCTCCTGGTTCTGAGGTGAAAGAAATTGCTGGTCAGTGGATAGGAAAAAAACAGTACATGACCCCTGATTTAACAGTCTCCGATGCCGAACCAATTCCAGAACTAATCTTAGACCCTACAAAAGGTATAAATAAAACTGTTTTTTTACCTGATGGTGTAGTTGTAAATACTCCTGAAACAGTAGAAATTGGTAAGGAATTTCAAATTGTAGCCGGTAGATTTGTAACCCATAATATTTTTAAACGACTAACAGCAAAATATAACATTTTGGGGAATTTGGAACTATTAATTTCTGAAGTATTTGAACGGCAATTTGAGAATAAATAG
- a CDS encoding calcium-binding protein, with protein MAQINGTFANDLLSGTNTDDQIFGLEGNDTIFGGFGNDQLFGGLGNDKLTGGGGNDKLDGNAGNDTLVGSSGNDTFDGGTGRDTADYSQLGESISFLTTGILNKDGGLGTDQLIRVETIIADSSVTNNTIDGSTTVDASINVDLQTKTLRVNGASGVTLLKIENFDNIFGTNLDDTLAGDNQDNQLFGNGGNDLFVARGGNDILDGGTGNDTVDYSQLGQTITLLPTGIINKAGGLGTDQLNQIETIIADSTVANNTIDATTAVSASIDVNLQTQTLIVNAVSDVRPFQVVNFDDIKGTNQDDIITGDSQNNQLFGNGGDDIFRPSAGNDSFIGGTGNDTVDYSQLGQSITLLFRGNIVKGGGLGTDQNFSIETVIADSSVSNNTIDSSEAEIESVDINLEAQTLTINGISVPGIDTDTFTVVNFDNAKGTNQDDIITGDSQNNQLFGNGGDDLISGNNGSDTISGGNGSDAISGDDGDDSLSGGADSDFLTGGNGNDILIGGGGSDFLTGGSGNDILTGEAGVDKFIFNDTFEGIDIITDFNSAESDKIVVYQLGFGAASLSDFTYDSSTGELLFQASTFAIIQNNPAGFSVVDSIQLV; from the coding sequence ATGGCTCAAATTAATGGTACTTTTGCCAATGATCTTCTATCTGGCACCAATACAGATGATCAAATCTTCGGTTTGGAAGGTAATGATACTATTTTTGGTGGCTTTGGAAATGACCAACTGTTTGGTGGGCTTGGTAATGACAAGCTAACAGGTGGTGGCGGTAATGACAAATTAGATGGTAATGCTGGCAATGATACCCTGGTGGGGAGTAGTGGCAATGATACCTTCGATGGAGGAACTGGTAGAGATACGGCAGATTATAGCCAACTCGGTGAAAGTATCAGTTTCCTAACTACCGGGATTCTCAACAAAGATGGCGGTTTGGGTACAGACCAACTCATTAGAGTCGAGACGATAATTGCTGATAGCAGTGTTACTAATAACACTATAGACGGTTCCACTACGGTTGATGCATCAATCAACGTTGACCTCCAGACTAAAACTTTGCGTGTCAATGGTGCTTCAGGTGTCACACTGCTTAAGATAGAGAACTTTGACAATATATTTGGCACAAATCTAGATGACACCCTTGCAGGTGACAATCAAGACAACCAGCTATTTGGCAATGGTGGGAATGACCTGTTTGTAGCCAGGGGAGGCAATGATATTCTTGATGGCGGCACAGGTAATGATACGGTTGATTACAGCCAATTAGGTCAAACCATTACTCTTTTACCGACTGGGATTATCAACAAAGCTGGCGGTCTTGGCACAGACCAACTCAATCAAATCGAAACGATAATTGCTGATTCCACTGTAGCGAATAACACTATAGATGCCACCACAGCAGTTAGTGCATCAATCGATGTAAACCTCCAGACTCAGACTCTAATTGTCAATGCTGTTTCTGATGTCAGGCCATTTCAAGTGGTGAACTTTGACGATATCAAGGGTACAAATCAAGATGACATCATTACTGGTGATAGCCAGAACAACCAACTATTCGGCAATGGCGGTGATGACATCTTTAGGCCAAGTGCTGGCAACGATTCGTTTATTGGGGGTACAGGTAATGACACAGTAGATTATAGTCAACTTGGCCAAAGCATCACCCTCCTCTTTCGTGGAAACATCGTCAAAGGTGGGGGTCTAGGTACAGATCAAAACTTTAGCATCGAAACGGTGATCGCTGATAGTAGTGTAAGCAATAACACTATAGATTCCTCCGAAGCAGAGATTGAATCAGTTGATATCAACCTCGAAGCTCAGACTCTAACTATAAATGGCATTTCTGTACCTGGTATAGATACAGATACATTTACAGTGGTGAACTTTGACAATGCCAAGGGTACAAATCAAGATGACATCATTACTGGTGATAGCCAAAATAACCAACTATTTGGTAATGGCGGCGATGATCTCATCTCTGGTAACAATGGCAGTGACACAATCTCTGGTGGCAATGGCAGTGACGCTATCTCTGGTGATGATGGCGATGATTCCCTTTCTGGTGGTGCCGACAGTGACTTCCTCACTGGTGGTAACGGTAACGATATCTTAATTGGTGGTGGTGGCAGTGACTTCCTCACTGGTGGTAGCGGCAATGATATCCTAACTGGTGAAGCTGGTGTTGATAAATTTATCTTCAACGACACATTCGAGGGTATTGACATCATCACTGACTTCAACTCTGCTGAAAGTGACAAAATCGTGGTTTATCAACTAGGGTTTGGTGCTGCCTCCCTCAGCGATTTTACCTATGATTCTTCAACTGGTGAGTTGTTGTTCCAAGCTTCTACATTCGCCATTATCCAGAACAATCCTGCTGGGTTCTCTGTTGTTGATAGCATTCAATTGGTTTAA
- a CDS encoding DUF3598 family protein: MTNLQEKHWEKLFGFLTTEPTSMYGVWSVYSREKQVIKSSQGIRTLVANADFTVITHINQFPSPDHSIPDKQWQIQKETCNLPDGLLHPADPSKRALALTDYGASAWVSQQLKSGCSFSVELFLKHEDWNSSIGSIYAESGNLEKILHLREHLGSFPENHTTPEITHLSGNWIGIKESITADLKLSASSEISELILDPTEAKNKTFFLPDSIVVNIPEKVQVGQPFTIVAGKLFTENIYKRLTAEYNSYGAFTLLISEVFRLQ, from the coding sequence ATGACTAATCTCCAAGAAAAACACTGGGAAAAATTATTTGGATTCCTCACCACAGAACCCACTTCTATGTACGGTGTCTGGTCTGTCTACTCAAGAGAAAAACAAGTGATTAAGTCGTCCCAAGGTATCAGGACTTTGGTAGCTAACGCTGATTTCACAGTAATTACTCACATCAATCAATTTCCATCACCCGATCACAGTATTCCAGATAAGCAATGGCAAATTCAGAAGGAAACTTGTAACCTACCTGATGGCTTATTGCATCCAGCAGATCCATCTAAAAGGGCATTAGCACTTACAGATTATGGTGCCAGCGCTTGGGTTTCACAACAACTCAAATCAGGATGTAGCTTCTCGGTTGAGTTGTTTTTAAAGCATGAAGATTGGAATAGTAGCATAGGTAGTATATATGCTGAAAGCGGTAATTTAGAAAAAATTTTACATCTGCGCGAACATTTAGGCAGCTTTCCCGAAAACCATACAACCCCAGAAATCACCCATTTGTCAGGAAATTGGATTGGTATTAAAGAATCCATCACCGCAGATTTAAAACTTTCAGCTTCGTCAGAAATTTCTGAACTAATTTTAGACCCAACTGAAGCTAAGAATAAAACTTTCTTTTTACCTGATAGTATCGTTGTGAATATTCCTGAAAAAGTGCAGGTGGGACAACCATTTACAATAGTAGCCGGGAAGCTATTTACAGAAAATATCTATAAACGCCTCACGGCTGAATACAATAGTTATGGAGCCTTCACACTATTAATTTCAGAAGTATTCAGGTTGCAATAA
- a CDS encoding Rieske 2Fe-2S domain-containing protein yields MTLEINRPPTSTFETPEEKQEFNWRQCWYPVCFVQDLPKDRPYTFSLYEEPFVLFKNQDQKLVCLTDRCPHRAARLSDGQLIDGRIECLYHGWQFGTDGQCLHIPQLPADAKIPVNACVSSFKVVEHQGIVWVWAGENETAAEELIPTLTDLETPGFLSTDYMRDLPYDQSYFIENVIDPAHVHISHDGLLGNRNYAQPLEMEVIESSIQGICGRYRITRLPNQSWNYLDFIAPNLITYKINFEQRGWLGGTALYSIPLGKDRCRILLRNYGNFLNWKLKYLPLWLDHIMVRNKILEGDLQLVVEQKAQIERLGKSLKEVYLPLKTSDTLVLEYRKWLDKFGASLPFYQGYVSGKNIGMGECNQNSASLDRFVQHTQICNSCNRAYQVTNQFKQILIGVAIALASLGILIDNPQLKIAIVLAAIASVGLTFAAQKLKIQFERSYTRH; encoded by the coding sequence ATGACATTAGAAATTAATAGACCACCAACTTCTACCTTTGAAACACCTGAAGAAAAACAAGAATTTAACTGGCGACAATGTTGGTATCCTGTCTGTTTTGTCCAAGACTTACCAAAAGACCGACCTTATACTTTTTCATTGTACGAAGAACCTTTTGTATTATTTAAAAACCAAGATCAAAAACTTGTTTGTTTAACAGATCGTTGTCCTCACCGTGCTGCTAGACTCTCCGATGGACAACTAATTGATGGTAGAATTGAATGCTTGTACCACGGTTGGCAGTTTGGTACAGATGGTCAATGTTTGCATATTCCTCAGTTACCTGCTGATGCGAAAATTCCTGTCAATGCTTGTGTGTCGTCTTTTAAAGTTGTAGAACACCAAGGTATCGTTTGGGTTTGGGCGGGAGAAAATGAAACTGCTGCTGAAGAATTAATTCCCACTTTAACAGATTTAGAAACACCGGGATTTCTCAGCACAGATTACATGCGTGATCTACCTTATGACCAAAGTTATTTTATAGAAAATGTTATCGACCCCGCACATGTTCATATTAGCCATGATGGTCTTCTGGGCAATCGAAACTATGCCCAGCCGTTGGAAATGGAAGTCATCGAAAGCTCAATTCAAGGAATTTGCGGACGGTATAGGATAACACGGTTACCTAATCAATCTTGGAATTATTTAGATTTCATTGCTCCTAACTTAATTACTTATAAAATTAACTTTGAACAACGAGGTTGGCTAGGTGGAACAGCTTTGTATTCCATTCCTCTCGGTAAGGATAGATGCCGAATTCTCTTGAGAAATTATGGTAATTTTTTAAATTGGAAACTCAAGTATTTGCCTCTATGGCTAGATCACATCATGGTGCGAAACAAAATATTGGAAGGAGATTTGCAACTTGTTGTAGAACAAAAGGCACAAATTGAGCGTTTAGGAAAAAGTTTAAAAGAAGTCTATTTACCGTTGAAAACGTCTGATACGTTGGTACTTGAATACCGCAAGTGGTTGGATAAATTTGGTGCATCTTTGCCATTCTATCAGGGTTATGTGTCTGGCAAAAATATTGGCATGGGCGAATGCAATCAAAATTCGGCATCCCTAGACCGATTTGTACAACACACACAAATTTGTAATTCTTGTAATCGAGCTTATCAGGTAACAAATCAGTTCAAACAAATCTTGATAGGAGTAGCGATCGCACTAGCATCTTTAGGCATATTAATAGATAATCCCCAGTTGAAAATAGCCATAGTTTTAGCTGCTATTGCGTCTGTCGGTTTGACATTTGCTGCCCAGAAACTCAAAATTCAATTTGAACGTTCCTACACGCGCCACTAA
- a CDS encoding Lin0512 family protein — MERKRLIIEMGMGIDQHGQEPTVAAARAVRNAIAHNALPGVWEIAGLSDPNEMIVQVQVAVPYPEQVREEEVLAVLPFGKKTLTVEFGGMVVQGRAIESLNDKNDEMLIAIAAVTVLIEN; from the coding sequence GTGGAGCGCAAACGTTTGATTATCGAGATGGGGATGGGGATAGATCAGCACGGACAAGAACCGACGGTAGCAGCAGCAAGAGCTGTACGTAATGCCATTGCTCACAATGCTTTACCTGGTGTTTGGGAAATCGCCGGTTTGAGTGACCCCAATGAAATGATTGTCCAAGTCCAAGTAGCAGTACCCTATCCAGAACAAGTTAGGGAAGAGGAAGTCTTAGCTGTACTACCTTTTGGCAAAAAAACTCTCACGGTAGAGTTTGGGGGAATGGTGGTGCAAGGACGAGCTATTGAATCTCTGAACGACAAAAATGACGAAATGTTGATAGCGATCGCTGCTGTGACAGTTTTGATTGAAAATTAG
- a CDS encoding FAD-dependent monooxygenase yields the protein MLENYQSQFPPVVQKVVIVGAGPGGLAVAIALRKHGIDAQVYEKAHALRPVGAGLSLHPNGLNSLEAIAPGMADALKCSGSQIRKMNLKKSTGEMIGKNLVTFTERYGQPLLQIGWSCLQEILASRLPGDVIHLNHHYIGFEQSDSKIKVYFADGKTVEADLLIGADGLNSQVRQQLTTEGEPRYAGRLSWRAAIKFSHELLAADETTLISTFTGKYFLVIDQSQGYIFWSAGALSPDKTLSSNGAEVKLRVQQLFADWPEPIQAIVQATDATEIVERLIYDRPPLQKWSQGRVTLLGDAAHPMVPAIGQGANTAFEDAWELSQYLAYSSSLEAALTSYDNSRIQRTQVIQARSAIEGNRALDIKNEVFLHESLSLAQVSQSEFDDWLYNPRPCIVSDQKSL from the coding sequence ATGCTTGAAAACTATCAAAGTCAATTTCCTCCGGTTGTACAGAAAGTTGTTATTGTTGGTGCTGGCCCTGGCGGCTTGGCGGTGGCGATCGCTTTGCGAAAACATGGCATTGATGCCCAAGTTTACGAAAAAGCCCATGCATTGCGACCAGTGGGGGCTGGGCTGTCGCTACATCCCAACGGCTTGAATAGTTTAGAAGCGATCGCCCCAGGTATGGCTGACGCTTTGAAATGTTCGGGTAGCCAGATCCGCAAAATGAACTTGAAGAAAAGCACCGGAGAGATGATTGGCAAAAATTTAGTCACTTTTACGGAAAGATACGGTCAGCCATTGTTACAAATTGGATGGTCATGCTTGCAAGAAATTCTCGCTTCAAGATTGCCAGGCGATGTTATCCACCTCAATCATCACTACATTGGCTTTGAGCAAAGTGACAGCAAAATCAAAGTATATTTTGCAGATGGCAAGACAGTAGAAGCAGACTTACTCATCGGGGCTGATGGGTTAAATTCCCAAGTCAGACAGCAACTAACTACTGAGGGAGAGCCTCGTTATGCTGGTCGGCTGTCTTGGCGTGCTGCGATCAAGTTCAGCCATGAACTATTAGCTGCTGACGAAACAACATTAATCAGCACATTTACAGGCAAATATTTCTTAGTTATTGACCAGAGTCAAGGATACATATTTTGGAGTGCTGGAGCGCTATCACCTGACAAAACTTTGTCCTCAAATGGTGCTGAGGTGAAGTTAAGAGTTCAACAACTGTTTGCAGACTGGCCAGAACCGATACAGGCGATCGTTCAAGCAACGGATGCCACAGAAATTGTAGAACGACTTATTTATGACAGACCACCTTTGCAAAAATGGAGTCAAGGCAGGGTAACGCTTTTAGGTGATGCTGCCCATCCAATGGTACCAGCCATTGGACAGGGAGCGAATACAGCCTTTGAGGATGCCTGGGAACTCTCCCAGTACCTTGCCTATAGCTCTAGCCTGGAAGCCGCCCTTACTAGCTATGACAACAGTCGCATACAACGTACCCAAGTAATTCAAGCTCGTAGTGCCATAGAAGGAAACCGCGCTTTAGATATTAAAAATGAAGTATTTTTGCACGAATCGCTAAGTTTGGCACAGGTGAGCCAATCAGAGTTTGATGATTGGCTGTATAATCCTAGACCATGCATAGTTAGTGATCAAAAAAGCTTGTGA